A genomic region of Methanobacterium sp. SMA-27 contains the following coding sequences:
- a CDS encoding PHP domain-containing protein: MKYDFHTHTKYSSDGYMEPKMLVKVAAKAGLSGVAVTDHNTIKGGLNAKKLANNEIEIIVGSEILTDRGEVIGIFLTEEIEKTCFLDVVEEIKAQNGIVILPHPFDGIRSTSFHPDPQDVKFIDSMEVFNSRCVRQIYNDMARNYALENDLEIIAGSDAHFENEIGNAGVKTESDNIREAVLNSDFTVFGKRSSITNPITTKLLKIWRGSNR; encoded by the coding sequence ATGAAGTACGACTTCCACACCCATACAAAGTATTCCTCTGATGGATATATGGAACCAAAAATGCTTGTGAAAGTTGCAGCTAAAGCTGGACTATCAGGAGTTGCAGTAACAGATCATAATACCATAAAAGGAGGTTTAAATGCTAAAAAACTTGCTAATAATGAAATTGAAATTATAGTGGGTTCAGAAATTCTGACTGATAGGGGAGAAGTCATAGGGATTTTTTTAACAGAAGAAATAGAAAAAACGTGCTTTTTAGATGTTGTTGAGGAAATAAAGGCACAAAATGGAATTGTCATATTGCCGCACCCCTTTGATGGCATAAGAAGCACATCATTTCATCCTGATCCCCAAGACGTTAAATTTATTGATAGCATGGAAGTTTTCAATTCAAGGTGTGTACGTCAAATTTACAATGATATGGCCAGAAATTATGCCTTAGAAAATGATCTTGAAATAATTGCGGGTAGTGACGCCCATTTCGAAAATGAAATAGGAAATGCCGGTGTTAAAACTGAATCTGATAATATTAGGGAGGCTGTGTTAAACAGTGATTTCACTGTTTTTGGAAAGAGATCAAGCATTACAAATCCTATAACAACCAAATTACTTAAAATTTGGAGAGGTTCCAATAGATGA